Proteins encoded together in one Dasypus novemcinctus isolate mDasNov1 chromosome 9, mDasNov1.1.hap2, whole genome shotgun sequence window:
- the LOC101442956 gene encoding ribosomal biogenesis factor-like has product MAKDKLRGTKFRNVFHIVSQKNFKTKNKAKPVTTNLKKINIVNDEKVHRVNKAFIDIQKELACFLKGFCLEPLQKQPSPQQYDEKKPVNVDEVTRLMAQL; this is encoded by the coding sequence ATGGCCAAGGACAAACTAAGGGGAACGAAGTTCAGGAATGTATTTCATATAGTCAGCCAAAAAAACTTTAAgactaaaaacaaagcaaaaccagtTACCACAAATCTTAAGAAGATAAACATTGTGAATGATGAAAAAGTTCACAGggtaaataaagcttttataGATATACAAAAGGAACTTGCATGTTTTTTGAAAGGCTTTTGCCTTGAACCTCTGCAGAAACAGCCAAGTCCTCAGCAGTATGATGAAAAGAAGCCAGTTAATGTTGATGAGGTTACAAGATTAATGGCTCAGTTGTAG